In a genomic window of Physeter macrocephalus isolate SW-GA chromosome 14, ASM283717v5, whole genome shotgun sequence:
- the TTPAL gene encoding alpha-tocopherol transfer protein-like isoform X2, with translation MGSWELMSEESDSLRTSPSAASLSESELPPPPAPAGYVCSLTEDLVAKAREELQEKPEWRLRDVQALRDMVRKECPNLSTSLEDAFLLRFLRARKFDYDRALQLLINYHSCRRSWPEVFHNLRPSALKEALASGFLTVLPHTDPRGCHILCLRPDRWIPSNYPITENIRAIYLTLEKLIQSEETQVNGIVILADYKGVSLSKASHFGPFIAKKVIGILQDGFPIRIKAVHVVNEPRIFKGIFAIIKPFLKEKIANRFFLHGSDLNSLHSNLPRNILPKEYGGTAGELDITAWNAALLASEEDFVREFCQPGPPCDSILGQALPPEGLSSEAPCDDSMWAVKSQLYSCY, from the exons ATG GGATCCTGGGAACTAATGTCAGAAGAAAGTGACTCTCTGAGAACCAGCCCTTCCGCGGCCTCACTTTCAGAAAGTGAGCTGCCGCCGCCCCCTGCGCCCGCCGGCTATGTGTGCTCGCTGACCGAGGACCTGGTGGCCAAAGCCAGGGAGGAACTGCAGGAGAAGCCAGAATGGAGGCTCCGCGATGTCCAGGCCCTGCGGGACATGGTGCGCAAGGAGTGCCCGAACCTGAGCACCTCCCTCGAGGACGCCTTCCTGCTGCGCTTCCTCCGAGCCCGCAAGTTTGACTACGACCGGGCCCTCCAGCTCCTGATCAACTACCACAGCTGCCGGAGAAGCTGGCCCGAAGTCTTCCACAACCTGCGGCCCTCGGCCTTGAAAGAGGCCCTGGCTTCCGGATTCCTCACTGTACTGCCCCACACCGACCCCAGGGGCTGCCACATCCTCTGCCTCCGTCCAG ACAGATGGATCCCGAGCAACTATCCAATTACCGAAAACATCCGAGCCATATACCTGACATTAGAAAAACTCATTCAGTCTGAAGAAACCCAGGTGAATGGAATTGTAATTCTTGCAGACTACAAAGGAGTGAGCTTATCAAAGGCATCTCATTTTGGCCCTTTTATAGCCAAAAAGGTGATTGGCATCCTTCAG gATGGTTTCCCCATTCGGATAAAAGCAGTCCATGTAGTGAACGAGCCTCGAATATTTAAAGGCATTTTTGCCATCATAAAACCGTTTCTGAAGGAGAAAATAGCAAACAGA TTTTTCCTTCATGGGTCTGACCTGAACTCTCTCCATTCAAACCTTCCAAGAAACATTCTCCCCAAGGAGTACGGGGGCACGGCCGGAGAGCTGGACATCACCGCCTGGAACGCGGCGCTGCTGGCCTCGGAGGAGGACTTTGTGAGGGAGTTCTGCCAACCTGGCCCTCCCTGCGACAGCATCCTGGGCCAGGCCTTGCCGCCCGAGGGGCTGAGCTCAGAGGCGCCGTGTGATGACTCCATGTGGGCTGTGAAATCACAGCTGTACTCCTGCTACTAG
- the TTPAL gene encoding alpha-tocopherol transfer protein-like isoform X1, with protein MSGAVLSPHHAGLLFLQGSWELMSEESDSLRTSPSAASLSESELPPPPAPAGYVCSLTEDLVAKAREELQEKPEWRLRDVQALRDMVRKECPNLSTSLEDAFLLRFLRARKFDYDRALQLLINYHSCRRSWPEVFHNLRPSALKEALASGFLTVLPHTDPRGCHILCLRPDRWIPSNYPITENIRAIYLTLEKLIQSEETQVNGIVILADYKGVSLSKASHFGPFIAKKVIGILQDGFPIRIKAVHVVNEPRIFKGIFAIIKPFLKEKIANRFFLHGSDLNSLHSNLPRNILPKEYGGTAGELDITAWNAALLASEEDFVREFCQPGPPCDSILGQALPPEGLSSEAPCDDSMWAVKSQLYSCY; from the exons ATGAGCGGTGCTGTGCTTTCTCCACATCACGCAGGGCTTCTGTTTTTGCAGGGATCCTGGGAACTAATGTCAGAAGAAAGTGACTCTCTGAGAACCAGCCCTTCCGCGGCCTCACTTTCAGAAAGTGAGCTGCCGCCGCCCCCTGCGCCCGCCGGCTATGTGTGCTCGCTGACCGAGGACCTGGTGGCCAAAGCCAGGGAGGAACTGCAGGAGAAGCCAGAATGGAGGCTCCGCGATGTCCAGGCCCTGCGGGACATGGTGCGCAAGGAGTGCCCGAACCTGAGCACCTCCCTCGAGGACGCCTTCCTGCTGCGCTTCCTCCGAGCCCGCAAGTTTGACTACGACCGGGCCCTCCAGCTCCTGATCAACTACCACAGCTGCCGGAGAAGCTGGCCCGAAGTCTTCCACAACCTGCGGCCCTCGGCCTTGAAAGAGGCCCTGGCTTCCGGATTCCTCACTGTACTGCCCCACACCGACCCCAGGGGCTGCCACATCCTCTGCCTCCGTCCAG ACAGATGGATCCCGAGCAACTATCCAATTACCGAAAACATCCGAGCCATATACCTGACATTAGAAAAACTCATTCAGTCTGAAGAAACCCAGGTGAATGGAATTGTAATTCTTGCAGACTACAAAGGAGTGAGCTTATCAAAGGCATCTCATTTTGGCCCTTTTATAGCCAAAAAGGTGATTGGCATCCTTCAG gATGGTTTCCCCATTCGGATAAAAGCAGTCCATGTAGTGAACGAGCCTCGAATATTTAAAGGCATTTTTGCCATCATAAAACCGTTTCTGAAGGAGAAAATAGCAAACAGA TTTTTCCTTCATGGGTCTGACCTGAACTCTCTCCATTCAAACCTTCCAAGAAACATTCTCCCCAAGGAGTACGGGGGCACGGCCGGAGAGCTGGACATCACCGCCTGGAACGCGGCGCTGCTGGCCTCGGAGGAGGACTTTGTGAGGGAGTTCTGCCAACCTGGCCCTCCCTGCGACAGCATCCTGGGCCAGGCCTTGCCGCCCGAGGGGCTGAGCTCAGAGGCGCCGTGTGATGACTCCATGTGGGCTGTGAAATCACAGCTGTACTCCTGCTACTAG
- the TTPAL gene encoding alpha-tocopherol transfer protein-like isoform X3, with amino-acid sequence MSEESDSLRTSPSAASLSESELPPPPAPAGYVCSLTEDLVAKAREELQEKPEWRLRDVQALRDMVRKECPNLSTSLEDAFLLRFLRARKFDYDRALQLLINYHSCRRSWPEVFHNLRPSALKEALASGFLTVLPHTDPRGCHILCLRPDRWIPSNYPITENIRAIYLTLEKLIQSEETQVNGIVILADYKGVSLSKASHFGPFIAKKVIGILQDGFPIRIKAVHVVNEPRIFKGIFAIIKPFLKEKIANRFFLHGSDLNSLHSNLPRNILPKEYGGTAGELDITAWNAALLASEEDFVREFCQPGPPCDSILGQALPPEGLSSEAPCDDSMWAVKSQLYSCY; translated from the exons ATGTCAGAAGAAAGTGACTCTCTGAGAACCAGCCCTTCCGCGGCCTCACTTTCAGAAAGTGAGCTGCCGCCGCCCCCTGCGCCCGCCGGCTATGTGTGCTCGCTGACCGAGGACCTGGTGGCCAAAGCCAGGGAGGAACTGCAGGAGAAGCCAGAATGGAGGCTCCGCGATGTCCAGGCCCTGCGGGACATGGTGCGCAAGGAGTGCCCGAACCTGAGCACCTCCCTCGAGGACGCCTTCCTGCTGCGCTTCCTCCGAGCCCGCAAGTTTGACTACGACCGGGCCCTCCAGCTCCTGATCAACTACCACAGCTGCCGGAGAAGCTGGCCCGAAGTCTTCCACAACCTGCGGCCCTCGGCCTTGAAAGAGGCCCTGGCTTCCGGATTCCTCACTGTACTGCCCCACACCGACCCCAGGGGCTGCCACATCCTCTGCCTCCGTCCAG ACAGATGGATCCCGAGCAACTATCCAATTACCGAAAACATCCGAGCCATATACCTGACATTAGAAAAACTCATTCAGTCTGAAGAAACCCAGGTGAATGGAATTGTAATTCTTGCAGACTACAAAGGAGTGAGCTTATCAAAGGCATCTCATTTTGGCCCTTTTATAGCCAAAAAGGTGATTGGCATCCTTCAG gATGGTTTCCCCATTCGGATAAAAGCAGTCCATGTAGTGAACGAGCCTCGAATATTTAAAGGCATTTTTGCCATCATAAAACCGTTTCTGAAGGAGAAAATAGCAAACAGA TTTTTCCTTCATGGGTCTGACCTGAACTCTCTCCATTCAAACCTTCCAAGAAACATTCTCCCCAAGGAGTACGGGGGCACGGCCGGAGAGCTGGACATCACCGCCTGGAACGCGGCGCTGCTGGCCTCGGAGGAGGACTTTGTGAGGGAGTTCTGCCAACCTGGCCCTCCCTGCGACAGCATCCTGGGCCAGGCCTTGCCGCCCGAGGGGCTGAGCTCAGAGGCGCCGTGTGATGACTCCATGTGGGCTGTGAAATCACAGCTGTACTCCTGCTACTAG